The following coding sequences are from one Sander lucioperca isolate FBNREF2018 chromosome 2, SLUC_FBN_1.2, whole genome shotgun sequence window:
- the LOC116050663 gene encoding piggyBac transposable element-derived protein 4, with amino-acid sequence MEEFFRFVGLTFFVTLVKLSTIRDYWKKNTIFSVPFAANIMSRDRFHVISWNIHMSDPEEDVENDRKKGTPDHDRLFRLKPLLDTIKNACLAYYHPRQNLAIDERMVATKAHTGMTQHMKAKPIRWGFKLFVLADSSNGYTVDFNVYTGKSQFVSGVGLAYDSVMSLINTEYLGSGFRLYVDNFYTSPKLFKDLFSLNVGACGTYRANRKDFPHTDSNALKKNAPRGSIRWIREGPLVFVRWMDAHEVSICSTIHPAFSGNTVKRRVKTQGDDWTTKCIPCPTPIVQYNKHMGGVDISNQLIQYYSVHHKSMRWYRTLFFHFLDIAATNSYLLHKELCREKQEEPMSHREFLQELTAQLCGVTVKTPPAQTRSSHVPVAITKILDVSRKASYGRRACINCRQTRKAKQATPWKCKECDVALCVISDRNCFEAWHS; translated from the coding sequence ATGGAGGAGTTTTTCAGGTTTGTGGGACTGACTTTCTTTGTAACACTGGTGAAACTGAGTACGATCAGAGattactggaaaaaaaacacaattttcagTGTCCCTTTTGCAGCCAATATCATGTCACGGGACAGGTTTCATGTGATATCTTGGAACATCCACATGAGTGATCCTGAGGAAGATGTTGAGAATGACAGAAAGAAAGGGACACCAGATCATGACCGCCTGTTCCGACTGAAGCCCCTCCTGGACACCATCAAAAATGCTTGCTTAGCATATTACCACCCCAGGCAGAACCTTGCGATTGACGAGAGGATGGTGGCGACAAAGGCCCATACTGGAATGACGCAACACATGAAAGCAAAGCCGATCAGGTGGGGTTTCAAGCTCTTTGTTTTGGCTGACAGCAGCAATGGCTACACTGTGGACTTTAATGTGTACACTGGAAAGTCACAGTTTGTCTCAGGCGTTGGACTTGCATATGACTCTGTGATGTCCCTGATAAACACAGAATATCTGGGCAGTGGCTTTCGTCTATATGTGGATAATTTCTACACCAGTCCAAAACTCTTCAAGGATCTGTTTAGCCTGAATGTCGGAGCATGTGGCACATACAGAGCCAATAGAAAAGATTTTCCCCACACAGACTCAAATGCGCTGAAGAAAAATGCTCCTAGAGGCTCTATCAGGTGGATCCGTGAAGGCCCATTGGTTTTTGTGAGGTGGATGGACGCACATGAGGTCTCTATCTGCTCTACAATCCACCCGGCATTCTCTGGAAACACTGTGAAGAGGAGAGTCAAAACACAGGGTGACGACTGGACCACCAAATGCATTCCATGCCCAACACCTATTGTGCAATATAACAAGCACATGGGCGGTGTTGATATATCTAACCAGCTGATACAGTATTACTCTGTACATCACAAGAGCATGCGCTGGTACCGGACCTTGTTCTTTCACTTCCTGGACATTGCAGCCACCAACAGCTACCTCCTCCACAAGGAGCTTtgcagagagaagcaggagGAACCCATGAGCCACAGGGAGTTCCTGCAGGAGCTGACAGCCCAGTTGTGTGGTGTCACAGTTAAAACCCCTCCTGCCCAGACACGCAGTAGCCACGTACCTGTGGCTATTACTAAAATACTTGATGTAAGCAGGAAGGCTTCGTATGGACGCAGGGCCTGCATAAACTGCAGGCAGACCAGGAAGGCCAAACAGGCTACCCCCTGGAAGTGTAAGGAGTGCGATGTGGCCCTCTGTGTCATTTCAGACAGGAACTGCTTTGAGGCATGGCACAGCTAA